From a single Mustelus asterias chromosome 31, sMusAst1.hap1.1, whole genome shotgun sequence genomic region:
- the LOC144481754 gene encoding lysophosphatidic acid receptor 6 — protein sequence MVDANGNCTKAKPWTDPIYATAFSFIFLFGLLFNVLALVFFFRFTKIRSQTTVYMKNLACSDLLLVTSLPIRIWYYTSRPQLPPLLCELNGLIFLVNMYGSIFFLTCISLDRCVAICFPMKSRLNELRKLAVWFSTGIWVLVVGASIPPYLLIKKSSNDSCRNCFDKDPIYVTNHVTLVPTLLIGYGIPLATILVCSLALLRGVRRSTATRMDYIDWRKIRNMVLANVVIFIICFLPYHTVLLLYYFHPIEEQGSPLSASYRVTITLACFNAVLDPLAYYFATETFQKSVGMKALKNALTSNTDSAEGNNRSQ from the coding sequence ATGGTGGACGCCAACGGCAACTGCACAAAGGCCAAGCCCTGGACGGACCCCATCTACGCGACAGCCTTCAGTTTCATCTTCCTGTTTGGGCTGCTCTTCAACGTGCTGGCTCTGGTCTTTTTCTTCCGTTTCACCAAAATCCGCTCGCAAACCACCGTCTACATGAAGAACCTGGCCTGCAGCGACCTGTTGCTGGTCACCTCCCTGCCAATCCGCATCTGGTACTACACCAGCCGGCCTCAGCTCCCGCCGCTGCTGTGTGAGCTCAATGGCCTCATCTTCCTGGTCAACATGTACGGAAGCATTTTCTTCCTGACCTGTATCAGCCTGGACCGCTGCGTGGCCATCTGCTTCCCCATGAAGTCCAGGCTCAACGAGCTGCGCAAGTTGGCCGTGTGGTTCAGCACCGGCATCTGGGTGCTGGTGGTGGGCGCCAGCATCCCCCCTTACCTCCTCATCAAGAAGTCCTCCAATGACTCCTGCCGCAACTGCTTCGACAAGGACCCCATCTACGTCACCAACCACGTGACGCTGGTGCCCACCCTGCTGATTGGCTACGGCATCCCACTGGCCACCATCTTGGTGTGCTCGCTCGCCCTCCTGAGGGGGGTGCGGCGAAGCACCGCCACCCGCATGGACTACATTGACTGGCGCAAGATCCGCAACATGGTTCTGGCCAACGTGGTGATATTCATCATCTGTTTCCTGCCTTACCACACGGTGCTTCTTCTCTACTACTTCCATCCGATCGAAGAGCAGGGTTCGCCCCTGTCTGCCAGCTACCGCGTCACCATCACCCTGGCCTGCTTCAACGCCGTCCTCGACCCCCTCGCCTACTACTTTGCCACGGAGACCTTCCAGAAGAGCGTGGGCATGAAGGCCCTGAAGAATGCCCTGACCTCTAACACGGACAGCGCTGAGGGCAACAACCGCTCCCAGTAG